The Ralstonia wenshanensis genome includes a region encoding these proteins:
- the pgaC gene encoding poly-beta-1,6-N-acetyl-D-glucosamine synthase, whose amino-acid sequence MVDALTAKRWISGFVFYYPFFMSYFWMIGGLLHYFLLERGTQNVRHPLALLGVKSYPKVSIIVPCYNEEANVREVISHLARMRYPNYDIIAVNDGSSDRTGERLNELAAEYPQLVVIHQSSNQGKAIGLTTAAQVTDAEYLMCIDGDSILDVDAIAWMIRHLMENPTIGAVTGNPRIRTRSTLLGRMQVGEFSSIVGLIKRTQQVYGRLLTVSGVVVMFRKHAIEDVGYWSNDMLTEDIDISWKLQVGGWMIRYEPRALSWILMPETFRGLYKQRLRWAKGGIQALIKYAPAMASLRQSMMWPIFFEYALSVVWAYNMLIVITWSMVGFFVELPPEWRMEALPRWHGTLLFITCVLQLLIGCFIDRRYDDNILRYFIDTVWYPVAFWILNLVTTVVGFPAVAFQRTRARARWTSPDRGIQQQQGNSP is encoded by the coding sequence ATGGTGGACGCACTCACCGCCAAGCGCTGGATCTCCGGCTTTGTCTTCTACTACCCGTTCTTCATGTCGTATTTCTGGATGATCGGCGGGCTGCTGCACTACTTCCTGCTCGAACGCGGCACGCAGAACGTGCGGCATCCGCTGGCACTCCTTGGGGTGAAGAGCTACCCCAAGGTGTCGATCATCGTGCCTTGCTACAACGAAGAGGCCAATGTGCGCGAGGTGATCAGCCACCTCGCACGCATGCGGTATCCGAACTACGACATCATCGCCGTGAACGACGGCAGCTCCGACCGCACCGGTGAACGACTCAACGAACTGGCTGCGGAATATCCGCAGCTGGTGGTGATCCACCAGTCGTCGAACCAGGGCAAGGCAATTGGCCTCACCACCGCCGCGCAGGTGACAGACGCCGAATACCTGATGTGCATCGATGGCGATTCGATCCTGGACGTGGATGCCATTGCCTGGATGATTCGCCACCTGATGGAGAACCCGACCATTGGCGCGGTGACGGGCAACCCGCGCATCCGCACGCGTTCCACCCTGCTGGGGCGCATGCAGGTGGGCGAGTTCTCGTCGATCGTGGGGCTCATCAAGCGCACGCAGCAGGTCTATGGCCGGCTGCTGACGGTGTCGGGCGTGGTCGTGATGTTCCGCAAGCACGCCATCGAGGATGTCGGCTACTGGAGCAATGACATGCTCACCGAGGACATCGACATCAGCTGGAAGCTGCAGGTGGGCGGCTGGATGATCCGCTACGAGCCGCGCGCGCTGTCGTGGATCCTGATGCCCGAGACCTTCCGCGGCCTGTACAAGCAGCGCCTGCGATGGGCCAAGGGCGGCATCCAGGCGCTCATCAAGTACGCGCCGGCCATGGCGAGCCTGCGGCAATCGATGATGTGGCCGATCTTCTTCGAGTACGCACTGTCGGTGGTGTGGGCGTACAACATGCTGATCGTCATCACGTGGTCGATGGTCGGCTTCTTCGTCGAGTTGCCTCCCGAATGGCGCATGGAAGCACTCCCGCGCTGGCACGGCACGCTGCTCTTCATCACCTGCGTGCTGCAGTTGCTGATCGGCTGCTTTATCGATCGCCGCTACGACGACAACATCCTGCGCTACTTCATCGACACCGTCTGGTATCCGGTTGCGTTCTGGATCCTGAACCTTGTCACCACGGTGGTCGGCTTTCCGGCCGTCGCCTTCCAGCGTACCCGTGCCCGTGCCCGCTGGACGAGCCCCGACCGGGGCATCCAACAACAACAGGGGAATTCGCCATGA
- a CDS encoding PgaD family protein, whose amino-acid sequence MTMLVIDVSRNSIRQSFSDKGVVGTLHHVLWFRIFRPVLVISIWGLLGLYVGYSISSVGPSGLPFEQLRMYGNIIAGMGGVLVVWMVLSRLDRAIRRRLVRAPAMPAPSAGAAARASRGALHAQQPAWQRPRNTRLLVVDHDDDGDITHVRSWQEWAGRPAPAGTATPPTPFTRSPEYDPEEPVLGARPVSEAIVLENLDREEPSLARVDAPAQQPRDVVKAVDAVTAEASGFHRFGYRGRLGRNDWVEPQAPESAASPVQTYAMRPGMARHYGSVTAVVHGRAAVHAADRATERHRALHAFGAHAQLDDPYARLQRVERIDPLHGFGRRANIVVDDV is encoded by the coding sequence ATGACCATGCTCGTCATTGATGTTTCGCGAAACTCGATCCGACAGTCGTTCTCGGACAAGGGTGTCGTCGGGACCTTGCACCATGTGCTGTGGTTCCGCATCTTCCGTCCGGTGCTCGTGATCTCGATCTGGGGCCTGCTGGGCCTGTACGTGGGCTACTCCATCAGCAGCGTGGGCCCCAGCGGCCTGCCATTCGAGCAACTGCGCATGTATGGCAACATCATCGCCGGCATGGGCGGGGTGCTCGTGGTGTGGATGGTTCTGTCGCGGCTGGACCGTGCCATTCGCCGCAGGCTCGTGCGTGCGCCGGCAATGCCGGCTCCATCCGCCGGGGCCGCCGCTCGCGCGTCGCGCGGGGCGTTGCATGCGCAGCAGCCCGCGTGGCAGCGTCCGCGCAACACGCGCCTGCTGGTGGTCGATCACGACGACGACGGCGATATCACCCATGTGCGCTCATGGCAAGAGTGGGCGGGCCGCCCTGCACCTGCCGGCACCGCCACGCCGCCCACACCCTTCACCCGCAGCCCGGAATACGACCCGGAAGAGCCGGTACTGGGCGCCCGCCCCGTCAGCGAGGCGATCGTGCTGGAGAACCTCGACCGAGAAGAGCCTTCGCTGGCGCGCGTTGATGCACCTGCACAACAACCGCGCGACGTGGTGAAGGCCGTGGATGCGGTGACAGCCGAGGCCTCGGGCTTCCATCGCTTCGGCTACCGCGGGCGTCTGGGCCGCAACGATTGGGTCGAGCCGCAAGCGCCCGAATCGGCTGCGTCCCCTGTGCAGACGTACGCGATGCGGCCCGGCATGGCCCGCCATTACGGCAGCGTGACCGCAGTGGTGCACGGCCGTGCTGCAGTGCACGCAGCGGACCGAGCCACAGAACGCCATCGCGCGCTGCATGCATTTGGTGCGCATGCACAACTGGACGATCCTTACGCGCGACTCCAACGCGTCGAACGCATTGACCCGCTGCACGGCTTTGGCCGACGCGCCAACATCGTCGTCGACGACGTGTAA